The Penaeus vannamei isolate JL-2024 chromosome 16, ASM4276789v1, whole genome shotgun sequence genome includes a window with the following:
- the LOC138864459 gene encoding uncharacterized protein, translating to MVALEENLFSRYKDIEVTESFTYLDSAVHAYGMSNQEVIGVAAEATKPVKKSIRRCMYLCRTTKLHVFKVLILTVLLYGSETLTVTSALESGLNAFCNKSLRQIMGYNWQDHVSNRRPHRETGMGPVTCFIRDHQPGIYGHLACFPMDDPAHQVVSFRHNPAWRRPMGRLGKSWLEQLDQICSEKILEMGQGPAWRHWRP from the exons ATGGTGGCTCTTGAA GAGAATCTGTTCAGTCGATACAAggatattgaagtcacagagagctttacataccttgatagTGCGGTCCATGCCTATGGGATGTCAAATCAAGAAGTCATTGGTGTGGCAGCAGAAGCAACGAAACCAGTCAAAAAGAGTATCAGGAGGTGCATGTATCTATGCAGAACGACCAAGTTGCATGTCTTTAAGGTCTTGATACTgacagttttgctctatggaagcgaaacctTGACGGTAACTAGTGCCTTGGAGTCAGGTCTCAATGctttttgtaacaagtccctacgccagatcatggggtacaattggcaggaccatgtgtccaaccgacgacctcaccgtgagactggcatgggacctgttacttgcttCATCCGGGATCACCAACCCGGGATATACGGGCATCTAGCTTGTTTCCCtatggatgaccctgcccatcaggttgtctctttcCGCCACAATCCTGCGTGGAGGAGACCTATGGGAAGACTTGGGAAGTCGTGGCTTGAACAGCTCGACCAAATCTGTAGTGAAAAAATACTAGAGATGGGCCAAGGTCCTGCCTGGCGGCACTGGCGGCCATAA